One Takifugu rubripes chromosome 2, fTakRub1.2, whole genome shotgun sequence genomic region harbors:
- the LOC101064084 gene encoding rab GTPase-activating protein 1-like, protein MMEDVSMQCDIYDMDQMSEEEILACLVADTEPKFTVPSKKAKLKEGLLQIMDDEKDCLDKYLKENHQLQQASLRLEQENDRLAHKLITSKVALRRALDKTEDRVDELSKEVQRVRHRLQATEEEKRGKEEEAQMLKEVFRRELEKAEQEARRSSVIIADYKQICSQLTNRLERQEAAHREQMDSFKAAAMACPRCQHLTESAGPPTAAQDSEDREVKCNKDRPQQVEQKRDTQEEEESLKAQLRELEQDLAQTKLKMVEARCKIQELEHEKGILANDLQEAKNSWISKAFTSLRTSSGPGLHSMSIHRDGVPSLGLNLHGGSISGWSGKKFSWPHKENRGNVS, encoded by the exons ATGATGGAGGACGTTTCAATGCAGTGTGACATCTACGACATGGACCAGATGAGCGAGGAGGAGATCCTGGCCTGTCTTGTGGCCGACACGGAGCCTAAATTCACA GTCCCGTCGAAGAAAGCCAAACTGAAGGAAGGCCTGCTTCAAATAATGGATGATGAAAAAGACTGCTTGGATAAATACCTG AAGGAGAACCACCAACTCCAGCAGGCTAGTCTACGCCTGGAGCAGGAGAACGACAGACTGGCTCATAAGCTGATAACCAGCAAGGTTGCTCTGAGGAGGGCGTTGGACAAG ACCGAGGACCGAGTGGACGAACTGTCCAAAGAAGTCCAGCGAGTCAGACACCGGCTGCaggccacagaggaggagaagagagggaaagaggaggaggctcagATG CTCAAGGAGGTGTTTCggagggagctggagaaggcAGAGCAGGAGGCCCGGCGGTCCTCCGTCATCATCGCGGACTACAAACAG ATCTGCTCCCAGCTGACAAACCGCCTGGAGCGGCAGGAGGCGGCCCATCGAGAGCAGATGGACTCCTTCAAG GCTGCGGCCATGGCCTGTCCTCGCTGCCAACACCTCACAGAGTCAGCTGGTCCACCGACGGCAGCTCAGGACTCAGAGGACCGCGAGGTGAAGTGCAACAAGGATAGACCACAACAGGTggagcagaagagggacacccaggaggaggaggagtcccTGAAGGCTCAGCTCAGGGAGCTGGAACAGGATTTGGCGCAGACCAAACTCAAGATGGTGGAGGCCAGGTGTAAGATCCAG GAGCTGGAGCACGAAAAGGGGATCCTGGCCAACGACCTCCAGGAAGCAAAGAACAGCTGGATCAGCAAGGCCTTCACCTCCCTGCGGACCTCCAGTGGACCAGGCCTTCACAGCATGAGCATACACAGAGACGGTGTCCCCTCGCTGGGCTTGAACTTACACGGCGGCTCCATCTCTGGATGGAGCGGCAAGAAGTTTTCATGGCCTCACAAAGAGAACCGGGGCAACGTGTCGTAG
- the LOC115248054 gene encoding protein FAM163A-like — MSAGTIVIAGGILAGVILLCIVAVLCYCRLQYYCCKKNGSEVDAGPAVAADPLSHFPCNACNALAMDGTAISPVSLDQLDMGPTHEHCPTCSPYSRRSGPADMRNGGERLGFHTYYENPSVSLPLSANPQGPAPLSFIGPSDLFPPPPPCSYSTDV, encoded by the exons ATGTCAGCAGGAACTATCGTAATAGCCGGAGGAATTCTTGCCGGGGTGATACTGCTGTGCATCGTAGCAGTGCTCTGTTACTGTCGACTCCAG TATTACTGCTGTAAGAAGAATGGTTCGGAGGTGGACGCGGGCCCGGCGGTGGCAGCAGaccctctctctcacttccCTTGCAACGCTTGCAACGCCCTCGCCATGGACGGCACGGCCATCAGCCCCGTCTCTTTGGATCAGCTGGACATGGGTCCCACCCACGAGCACTGCCCCACCTGCTCGCCGTACTCCCGCCGCTCAGGACCCGCAGACATGCGCAACGGAGGGGAGCGTCTGGGGTTCCACACCTACTATGAGAACCCGTCCGTCTCCCTACCGCTGTCTGCTAACCCGCAGGGCCCCGCCCCCCTGAGCTTCATTGGCCCCTCGGACCTGTTCCCTCCCCCGCCACCATGCTCGTACAGCACCGATGTCTGA